The stretch of DNA AATAGTAAGACCCGCGGTCAAGGCAGTTCCTGGACGTCGGAGGGCGCCACCCGAGTGACCCGGTGCCGGGCCGCAGACCCCGCCCCCACGTGCCCAGGCCCCGcgcgcccaggccccgcccccgccccgcccccaggtcGCGCCCGCTTCCATGGCGACGCGGCGCCAGGCCACCTAGCGGGCGTGCAGTGGCGGCGGCGACTACATGAGCGGGGCGGCGTTGGCGGCCGGGGGGCGGCCCCCCAGCGCGGCGACCCCGGGCTCCCGAGGCGCGTCGCGCCCGCGCCAGCGCCAGCCCGCGGGCCTCGGGCAGCCCGGGCCGCACCCCGCGCAGCCGGGACCCGGCGACGCGCACAAGCGCGTCGTGGACCTGGAGAAGAGCCTGCAGTTCCTGCAGCAGCAGCACTCGGAGACGCTGCTCAAGCTCCATGAGGAGATCGAGCACCTGAAGCGCGAGAACAAGGGTGAGCCGGGCCGCACGGGCCACGCCGGCCGGGCGCCGCCCTCCCTGTCGCCCGTCCCGCCGGGCCGGGTCACTTCGGACGCCCTCCCTGTCGCCCGCCCTCTCGAGGCAGGGTCAGGCCCACCCGGTTATTCAGAAACTTGGAGAGCGGGCGGGGCGTGGCCTGGCGAGTTCCGCCCGCTAGACGCCAGCGGACGGTGGCCCGGCACCTGCGCCCTGTGCCCacgcccccgggcctccctggctCCTCACCCCGGGGCCTTCCGGGACCTGCCGCGATGTGACCGCGCCTCACTCCGGCCTCGGCTTCAGTTGGAGCTCCTCCGCCCGGGCGCCGTGcctgctgcctcagtttctccccgGCCCCTCTGGTGCTGCCTCAGCTGAGTGCCAGAATCCCTTCACTGGGCGTCCGCTATGACTGGACCCCTTCCCCAAGACCTTCTTGAGTCTCACCCCAGCCCGGGCCCAGGCCGGACTTGGCCAGCCGGGTCCCCAGACGCCGCTTGGTTAGCATACTGACTGCATTTGCTCCGGTGGCTCCGGGCTCCCCAGCAGGGCCTGGCCTTCCTGACTCCCCTCTGCGCCcctggagccaggcctggggacacCCTGTAGTAGTCTCagcaggggggcgggggaggacaGACTGGGGCGGGGACACCGCCCGCCCGGGGCGCTCCTGTCCTGGGCACCCAAGGCAAAGGCTCCTTGGAGAACGCTGGTGGGACAAGGGGCGGGGACTCGGACCAAGCTTCTCTGAGTGGCCTCGGCTCTGCTTTGAAAGTGACAAGGACAGCATGTGCTTTGCTTTCAGATCTCCACTACAAGCTCATAATGAATCAGAGACCACAGAAGAGAGGTGAGCCTGAGGCCCTTCGGTGCCCACTCCGAAGTCCACCGTGCACAGCAGTAACCCCCACACCGCCCATGCCCACACCGCTGCACCGGCCCCCAGTGCTAACCCCGTGGGCATGGGTTTGGGGGACCTGGACAGATGCCACTGTCCCCCAGCTATGGCTGGGTAACTTTATGCACCCAAGCACAGCAGGTGCTGCACTCAGTGAGCCCATGGCCTGAGGCCTGTGCAGCGGGTGGGAGGGTAGTGCAGAGCAGAGCACTGGGGGGTGCTgccagaccccccccccatctgaACAGAGCTCCTGgaacagcccctgccctcctgggtcTCACTCCCGTGCTGGGTGCTCTCACTCACACAGCGGCTCCAGGTGCCCCAGCCCTGTGCCTCTGAGTCCTCACACCCTGCTTGAGGTGCTCTGGGCGCACTCCGTCCACCGATCGATGGTTTCTTCAACAATAGATGGCCAACATCTAAGCAACCACAGGCCAGGGtggggaaggaagcagagacTCAGAGACCTGCAGCCACTTGTGCAAGGCACTTCCTCATCCTGATGACTGTGGCTCCCTGCCCAGCCCGGAACACCAGTTGGGTTCTTGGGCTCACTCTCCCTGTCACCTCTGGGGCCAGGTCTGATTTCAGGGGGCCTGACTGGTGAACAGGGCCACTCTGGGTGGTGCTCAGGGCTCTCTTCCTGGGGTCCACACAGAGAACGGGATGGGGGCACGATCCTTCTCCAGTGGGTGTGGCAGCTCCAGTGAGCTGTGCTGAGCTAAGTGTGGCCTGAGTTAGTGGTCCCAGCCCTGCAGTGCCTGGGGACCCTGCTGGGACATCGGAAAAAGTCATGCTCATTCAGAACCTGCTATACACTAGTCCCAAGCTCCCTGCCTTCTGGTGGCCTCTGCTCGCTGAGTCTGGGGCTGCCTCAACAGAGTGTGGGTACAGCAGGGAGGACACAGCCCTGCCAGGATGTGGGGCGGCTCTGCACGAGTGCACGGGGCCCTGCAGAGCTGCCAGCTGGCCCGTGTGCTCCCCCACAGGCAGCCTCTCCACTTCCAGCTTCCATTCCGCCAAGTCCATGTCGAACTCGACAGTGTCAGGTGAGCAGGCATCCTCCCCTGCTGGGGTCCCAGGCCTGGGTGGCCAAGGGCGCTGACCAAGGGGCTGAAAGCCACTGCTGGGCAGACTGAGAGGTGGGTTCTGTGGGGTCGAAGGGTGACGGGGTGGCTGAAGGGAGGCAAGGGACGCCCAGGTGCTTGCAAGCTGATGCCCCAGGAGGGCTGAGGTGGGCTGGGACAGGACTGTAGGCTGGCCGAGGAAGGCCCTGAGGTGAGGCTACGAAAGCAGAACGGGCTGGCTGTCAACTCCGGGCAGCAATGCCTGGGGCAGACCCAccctggggcagggcagcaggCAGTCAGGCTGTGGGGGCAGGCTGCTGAATGCCCGCTGAGCCTCTAGGGCGGTCTCCTAGGGAGAAGGATGTGCACCAGCTGCCCCCAAGCAGGCAGGATGCAAGCAGCGTGGCCCTTCCCACGGGCCCCCGGGCTTAAGGCATCTTTTGCAGAGCAAGCTTAAGCCTCTTCTCCCCATCCTGCTTTCCCGGAAGAAGCCCAGCATCCTCACCAGTGGTGGCCCCACCTTTTCTGTGCAGGGCCAGGTGGGCGATGGGCCTTGTCCTTGGAGAATGAACCAGGGCAGGCCAGGTCCCAGGCCTCTCACGCAGGTTCATTCTACCCACAATGGGCGCCAGCTCCCACCAGCGACCGAGCATGCGGCAGGCACCACCCATGAGCCGCACCCTCACAAGCTCAGGGAAGGGGCTGCTTGAGCCACGCAGCCGCTCCCGGGGACTTGGACAGCACTTCTGATGCCTGTGGTGACTGGCCTTGTTGGGTCTGACCTGCAGCCAACTCTCAAGGCAAGGTCAGGCCTCAGCCCAACTCCTTCAAGAAGGACTCCAAGGCTGACGTCCCCCAGAAGGTGGACCTGGAGGAGGAGCCTCCCAGCGCTACCCTCCTGCACAGTGGCAAGCTGGACAGAGCTCCTGGGGCGCAGAGGCATGCCAGGTAAGGCTCACGCGCACCCTGAAGCCAGGCCTGCATTTAACAGAGTCCCACCCTGGCATTTGCCAACTGCTTTGCCCCTTGCTCCACGGGCCTGTTTCCGACGTGACCAAGGCTTGTGAAAGCAGTGACTGCCAACCTCCACCAATCTGGTGGGCActgtcttcctcccctcccctagGAGTGCCCTGACCTGAGCCCCTAAACCActttctcagagaaaagaaacaaaaagtaatcttttttttatcaagaaaacAGTGAGTCAGGCTCCTGGGCCTGCAGTTCCCGGCTGCACCTGCTTTGGAAGACACTGGTCCAGCAAGACAGCCAGGCCAGGCTCTGGTGACCCCCGAGCTTCCGGGAACTGCCCTGGGACACCGCAGAGTGCACACTTTGGGTAGAACATGGAGCAGGACAGGCTTTTCTGCATAGCCCTAGGATTCCCCCAAGACCAGCCCAAGATGCTTAATGACCAAAGGTGGCCTGACAGCTAGCTGCTCACCCTCTGAACCACATCTGACCCTCAGTGCACCTTCAGAGGGAACAAAGGGACAGGTGGGCCCAGGTCACACCTGGCCCCAGCAACACCCACCTGGTGCCCAGAGCACCCTAGTCAGCAGGAGAAGAGAGCCCAGGCCTCTTCCCCACActggcctggggaggggtgggtgatTAGGCCAGTCCAGGCAGGTCACCACTGGGCTGCTGCAATGaccatttcagaaatgaggaagTGGACTTCAACTCAGGGGCCACCTGGGCAGCAGGCAGCcagcacaggggcaggcaggcaaCAGGGGCACCCCCATTGATGAGCCTGCCCCCACGCCTGCGCAAGCCCACCACGCTTCAGCAATGCGAGGTGGTCATCCGCCAGCTGTGGAATGCCAACCTTCTACAGGCCCAAGAGGTGAGGCCCCGGGCAGAGGTGGCCCTCGATGGCCCGGCACCTACGCAGGTGCACCTCCAtcacccctcccctgccttccagCTGCAGCACCTCAAGTCCCTCCTGGAGGAGAGCCAGAGGCACAAGGCTACCCCTGAGGAGGCTGGGCAGACTTCTCCCAAGTGAGTGCCctggcaccccaccccacctgtcCCATAGGGCCTGTCCAGGGCTCACTGCTGACCCTTCCTTCACCCAGGGACCAGGAGGCCATGCACCTCCCCAAGGTCTCCAGCAAGAACCTCTCTAAGAAATGGTGAGTATCCCGCACAGGGAGCGGGGTGGCCGCTGCAGCCCAGTACTGGCAGGGAGGGGGGCTCAGAGCAGAGCCGGCCATGGCCTCCCTGGGCCAAGTTagggctgggccaggccccaTCCCAGTGGAGTCCCCACTTCTGAACAAACTCGAGGTGACTGTGCCTCTGCTGTCACAGCCTGGTTCTGAGCCCGACACCCGTGGCGGAGCGCTCCATCCTGCCTGCACTGAAGCAGACGCTGAAGAGCAACTTTGCCGAGCGGCAGAAGAGGCTGCAGGTGGTGCAGAACCGGCGCCTGCACCGCTCGGTGTTCTGAGCCCGCCTGGCACCTGCCCTTGGCCAGGCCTGAGGACCTGCAGCCAAAAAGACGAGCCCCCTCCACACCACACTTCCAAAGGACTCTGATGCTTTTACACCAAgctaaagataaacaaaactcaTGACAGATAAAGTACTTGACCTCCACACTGAAGAACtgttattttcttgctattattTTGCTATTCTGCATATACTCAAAAGCACATTACCCTCCCTgttgaagacagaaaataaagctGTTTCTCTCCAAGCTGTGTGTCTCCTTCCTCACTGGCTCCCCGGTGTTGCTTCCCAGCCCTTGGTCCCTAACCTGGCTCCCTGCTAGTCTGGATGGGACCTGCCTGGGCAGCGGCTCCTGCTCATGCCAGGACCTGGCAGCCGTCCTGGATAAGAAGCGTCAGCAAAGCCACACATGCCCTGCCTGGAGGCAGGGTGGCTTTCCTGGGCTCCTGGCTGAGCCGGGAGCTGCCTTGTAGGAACATGGTCACTCTGGGTCTCCTGCCCAGACTGGCCACTGCTGAGGGCAAGACACTGTCCTCTCCCGCCTCGACACTCAACACTGCTGACAAGTGGCCCGGCGGAACCAGCCTTCCTCTGTGGAGCACCATGGCAAAGGGAGAACCGTCATCTCCAGAATGCTGTGTCCAGGCCTGGCCCACCCTGTCACCAGCACAGCTATGTCCACTGTCTGGGGGTGGCCAGCTCAGTGCCCACCCTTGCCTGGGTAGCACAGTCCTCCAGTCCCAGGGCCCCATGTCCTCCCACGAGGCCAAGAGCTTTAGGGAGCAGAAACTGTGCCGGGAACCTGGGGCATGGGCCAAGCTGAGGAATGGGACAGTGTGTCAGGTAAGGGGAGCTGAGGTCTGGGGTATCCAGGGCCAGACTGGACACTGCTACCTACAGAGTTGACAGCATCCCTGACAGGACAGCAGGCTCCAGATTCATGGAGAAGAGGACGCAGTGATGAACTCCTGACAAACACaggaataataaatttattataagaacCACAGATGTTGGGGTAGTGCACATAAAAAGGGAGCCTCTCGTGACCAGAGGGCTGCTGGTTGCTGCCCAGACACAGGGAACACAGGGCAGCGCTGCACTGTCCCAGGGCCCCGTCCCAGCTGGGAGCCCAGCCCTGGAGTGGCGCAGAGTGTAGGAAGCTCTGAGGATACTGGGTCCCAAGGACACTGCTCTTCATCCTTCACAGCAGGACACAGCACGTGGACCCAGGAGTGCCAGGGACAGGGTCCTGATACCCCTCTCCCGGGCTACCCACAGTGCTGAACAGGAACGCCAGGAGGTCTGAGGCCAAGCTGGTGGCCAGGGACAGGTGGCCACCTGCAGGCCCCCTTCCTCTGAGACGCAGCCCGCACCCCAGACCAGGAGCCCCCCTTGCAAGAGCAATGCAGCCTGAACCCAAAGCCACGATCAGAGAATTGTGTGTCTTAAGGGTTTCCTGTGTCCTCCACGTTTTCCTATAGAAACGAGTGGAAGTGTGTTCTAGCACACACACAAGAAGCCCTGACAAGACCCTGAGATCTCCCTCATGCTGCTGAGAGCGGACCTGGACCTGGGCCCAGACCCCCAAAAGGCTGCGAGAGCAGCCCGAGGATCTGACTCCCTGGAGAAAGTTGCGTGAAGAACCTTCTCTAAGAAGACAGCCAACGCCCCACCAGCCAGCTCCACAGCTGCCTGTCCCAGTTCTGAACAGTGTTGGAATTTCATTTGGCAGGTCCCCAAGAcagaagataaaagcagaaagcTAACTTAAACCCAGGCTCCCTAAGGAAGCCAACACCTAGAAATGTCCAAGAGGAGGGGTGTGTCCACAGTCCGACGAGGCTGCTGGCTatccctgcagtcccagctaggCAGCCGAGAGGCAGGCCTGGTGGACGCTCTGGGCCCAGGTGTTGAGTAGGGCGGTGACCGAGTGCTTGTCAGGGAGCTGCAGCAACCTCGCGGTCATGCGCCGGTGCACCGACTGCAGGAAGGGGTTGGCTTCTGCAACAGAGCAGTGGGCCATGAGCGCCGGGCCCACACCCACCCACAACACAGCTCCGTGGGAAGGGCAACCTCAGGGTGGGCTGGTGTGCTGGGACGCCGCCTCCTGCACACTGCCCGGCCGCCTGGCTCTCTTCCCACGGCCATGTTATCAGTGAAGAACTTCAATGGGAACTGGATCCAGAGCCCAGGGGCTTTCCCTCTGTGACACCCTTGGGGACCCAGTCCTGGCACTGCTGTGTGCCAGCTCTGAGCCTCAAGGGGACTTTCCCCTACTAATAGAGTCATATCACTGAGATGGGTCCCTGTTAGCCTAAGCTCTATCAgtgtccctgccacccccacaccAAGAACCACAGACAGTGGCCACTGGGGGCAGCTGGGTCCGTCCTTGAGCCACGGGCCCACTTAGCCCTCAACCCACTGAACACAGCCGCCCTGGACAGTTGATCAGCCACAGGATGGAGGGTTGAAGGGACATGTAGAGGCAGAGACCCTTGTCTCTCTAGGTGACCACTGAGCAACCTGTGCTGTCTGAGAGGGGAGCTGCAGCTGGGAATGGGAGGGGCACCAGGCAGTCTCTGGGAAGCCCAGCCTGCTTGGCCCTCAGAGGGCTCCCCTAGGTTTACCCACCGTACTGCCACTGCCGATTGATCCACAGCGGGCTCTGGGCGGGGTAGTCGGCAGGCACGCTGAGCTCCAGCGGTGGCACACTCGGGAGGTCCTTGTCATCTGCAGTACACAAGGCTGTACACCTCTGACCTAGACAAgccctggcctgccctgccccagaATGGGACTCTTCACACCTAGAAGGTTCTGGTGAGGCTTGCTACAAGACCTGTAGGTCCCCCTGACTCTCAGATTTCCAAAATTGGAACCTGGTGTGCCCTGTGTAGATGGGTACCGGGGTCCTGCCAACCGTCTCCCACATGTGctcaggggctgggcctggggcatGGCCAGGCCACCCTGGGCCAGGTGTGTGAGCATGGAGACATGAGGGCAGACGGGCCGCCTGGCggggcatgagggcagtggcaggCTCTGGGGCTCTGCCTTCCGGGCTGGGTGGCAGAGCCCTGGAGCTGCAGTTCAGGGCTTGCTACCCTCCTGGGCCACTCACCGAGCTTGCATATCAGGTGGACGGTGCCGTTGTTGCTGCAGTGAGAAGGGTCCAAGTTCACCAGGAACTTGGGGTCCAGCCTGGCCACCTCCCCCTGGAGCACATTGGGGATGCTCTGCCGCTCGTCCTCCTCGAGCTTGCGCTTCCGGGTGCAGACCACAGGGGCCCTGAGGAGGCGGCGTGGTGACCACACTGGCCACACGCAGCCCATGGCCACTGCCCTCTGCAAGGCCCAGCCCCGGGCGTACGTACGTGATGGGTGGGCCGTGGATGGCGGTCATGGCTGGCACGAATGTGCGGTACAGGGAATGGTTGAAGACAGGCGAACGGATGTTGGCTAGGACGGCATCCAGGAGTGGCTGGCACAGGTACTGCTGTTTGGTTGGTGGcactgggggtggtgggggtgtggGCTGGAGACGGGATGGGACAGCCCAGGTCAGCCACCAGCCTGGGGTTCCAGGGTGTACCCACTCTGAGGAACCTTCCTGCCCCCAAGGCcctcacactcactcacagtcAGATTCCCAAGGCTTTTCCCCTAACGTCCACCCCTGTGCAGATAGCGCAGATGACCCTGGGTGCAATCCCCTGCCCTTCAGGGCCATGGGCAGAGGGTGGTTTCTCCCAGATTCCCAACCCCCACAGCACAGCCGGCCAGGAAGGCTCCTCCAGGCTTGTGTGCCCAGGCACTGTGGGAGAGCCTGACTGTCCCAGAGCTGCCCGACGCTCCACGCACCACTGCCATGTCGTTCTTGAGTTTCTCCAGGGCAATCTCACATTTCTGCAGGGTCTTCAGGGGACACCTACGGGGAGAGGGGGTCATGGGCTAGTCCTAGTGCTGGAGGGCTGGGACAGCTGTTGGCTCTCGGGCTCGGATCCCAACCACTGCCTGCCTGGCCTACCCTGGGCTTCCGCCATCGGACAGCTCTGCAGGAACCCTAGCCAGTCTGGCCAGCTATCCCCAGACCCAGCCTTATCTACAGCAAAGGCTATCATCACCCGCAGGAGCTGCCCATTCCTGGCTGACAGAACAAAGGGAGGGACAGGACAGGGGCCAGGGCCTGGCCAGGCTGAGAAGGCCTGTCTAGAATTCTAGGCCAGACCCTGCCCTCCTTGGCCCTAAAACCTCAATGAAGACTCAATCCAAGAGGGCCTAGACGGCTGTCTGGCTCCCAAACCCCCAGGTGGCAGTGACTGGCACTCTACCCAGATAGGCAGAACGGGGAGACCCATCTCGAAGGGGAATGAGCACAGCCTGAGTCTAGGCGGCGAGACGAGGGAGGCAGCACAGAGGCCCATGCCCATGCACAGCTCTGAGGCGCTGCCCGAGCGCTGGTGCCAGTGGCTGGCACACCGCCGTCTGCGTGCTTCTCACCCACGCTGCCTTTCATTTCCGTGACCAACACACGTGAGCTGCAAATTGGGTACCTGAGACATGGCCGCCTGCCCAGTCACCGGCAAGCTGGGGCAGGACAGAAGGTCAGACTCAGGCCCAGCATGACCAGCTGAAGGTGAGGCTACTGCCAGCCGGGACCTGGCCACTGGCTAGGTAAGGCCTAGTGCAGGGCGAAGGCTGGGCGCTGGCCAAGGTAAAGTCCAGGCTGGAAGCCCCAGTGCACACACAGAAGTGGAGCTGCTTGGGTACCTTCACTAAATGCACATCATCACCAAGCACGCCCTTGGGGGCCCTCTGTGGGCGCAGCACTGTCCTTCCCCAGGGATCTGGGGCAAAGCTCACCGCTTAGACGGGTCTGTCAGAATGTCCAGAAGACTCTTCATCTTGCTCAGGTCCTTTTTTCTGTCTGGGACAGAAAAGGGGGCACCTAAGACACAGCCCTGGGGCACACCCCACCTCCGCTCAGCCCTGCCCCCGGCCCCACCTTCATTCTTGTCGATCTTGTTAATCATGCGGCGCAGAGGCTCGATGTACTTGGACAGCTGCTTCAGCTTGTCCAGGTACTGCTGCTCCTCAGCCTGGCTGGAACCGGCCGGGCTCATGACGGAGCTGGGATTCACTGCAGGACATAGGCCATGGCCCCAGACCCTCAGGGGAGGCCCTCAGGCTAGAGGGCCCCCGAGCCTGAGTGCCTGGTGCAGGCTGAGGCCATGCAAAGGTGAGCGGCGACACTCAGCACTCAGCCTCGTGTGAGTCACACGATGGGGATCTAGGCCTTGGGCCgtgcccactcccaccccaggcccGACTTACCAGGGGTGTTTAAAGGTCCAGGTGAGGGGACACTGAAGTTCTGTGGGGTGCGCGCTGTCACTGGACTCTGGGAGGGCTGCGGtgaggggctgggcaggaagcTACTGGGGGACGGGGCAGGGCCAGAGCTGCAGCCAAAGGGAAGGAAGCACGTCTGAGCTGGGGCCAGGCAGAGACCCCTGAGTGCCAGGCAGGGAAGGGCGGCCCTGGCCAGGCCTACCTGACATTGGAGTTGGGCTGCGAGCCAGGCTGGCCAGGCTGCGGGGacggctgggggggagggggcatcgACTGCGGGGTCTGCACCTGCTGGCCCGGTGATGGTGAAGACAGCATGGGGAGGCTGGTCTGGCCGACCTGGAAGCGGAGGGGCTCAGCCGGCGTGCTGCCACACGCCTACCCACCTCCATGCCACCTGCCCAGCACACGTGCAGGCCCTTCCTCCCTCTAGCTCCCCCACCACGCACAGTCTTCTTCCAGATGCCGCCTAGATAGGCACACGCCTCCGCCCCTGACATAGCGCACAGCGACCCGGCGGCTGGCAGGAGGGCCAGGGGACAGCCCTAGCTCCCCAGTGGGGTAGGGGCGTGAGGACAAGGACTACTGGGTGGGGACAGGCCACGGTGTGGGAGCATGGGGGCAGCCTGGAGAGGCAAAGGCTtcggcctgccctgccctgccacacCCTGACTGGGTTGTGGTGCTCTCCCCTGCGGGTCAGTAAGGACCCTGCTCTGCTGACTGGTGGGACTGTCTTCCCATACACTTCCACCAGCCCCACAGCCCCCTAGGCTGACTACACCAAGGACAAGCCCAACAGCCCAGGCCATCTGTTAGTTCCGACATATGTAGGTGGCCTGGCCGCACCTGACCAGCTGCAGGGCTGGTCTCACACTGTGTCCCACCTGGACCTCCTTAACTGGAGCGAGGTGGCCCAAGGAGCGACATGCACACCCACACTGGCACTGGTGTTGGCCCTTGTCGGCACCAGCGACACTGGGCTCAAGGCCTGGTTTTACACACAGCTGGGTGTGTGCACCCTGAATCTGCAGAGGCCTCGTCTTGTCTGTAGAGTggggctgctctctgctccccAGTTGTCAGGTAGAGGATGACACAGTGGGGTCAACTGCACCATTGTCCACACCAGGGATAGTGAACTCCAAAGGATGAAACCAGCACAAATCGCCCAAACATCAAGGACAAGGATGTGTGAAACACCCACACTTTCCAGGGGAGAAGCATAAGGTGGCAGCTCTGAACAGGGAGGACAGCTGCCTGGCTGGCCCAGGGTGCCTGGCCCCCCAAAAAGGATCCTAGCAGAGAGGACTGCCTCCCCCAGTGCTGTGGTGACACCATGAAGGCCTGGACCCTCACCAAACTGGGGCCACCCTAAAGGCCTTGCTAGCCTTAGAGGTCCTCAAGGGTCCGCAGTGGCATCTCCCACACTCTAGTTGAACCCCTGCACAACCTGCTTCCTGGGAGCCCAGTCCACACCCTTTCCCGGCTCCTAGACTGTCCAGTT from Microcebus murinus isolate Inina chromosome 22, M.murinus_Inina_mat1.0, whole genome shotgun sequence encodes:
- the CCDC74B gene encoding coiled-coil domain-containing protein 74B isoform X1 translates to MSGAALAAGGRPPSAATPGSRGASRPRQRQPAGLGQPGPHPAQPGPGDAHKRVVDLEKSLQFLQQQHSETLLKLHEEIEHLKRENKDLHYKLIMNQRPQKRGSLSTSSFHSAKSMSNSTVSANSQGKVRPQPNSFKKDSKADVPQKVDLEEEPPSATLLHSGKLDRAPGAQRHARNEEVDFNSGATWAAGSQHRGRQATGAPPLMSLPPRLRKPTTLQQCEVVIRQLWNANLLQAQELQHLKSLLEESQRHKATPEEAGQTSPKDQEAMHLPKVSSKNLSKKCLVLSPTPVAERSILPALKQTLKSNFAERQKRLQVVQNRRLHRSVF
- the CCDC74B gene encoding coiled-coil domain-containing protein 74B isoform X2, whose amino-acid sequence is MSGAALAAGGRPPSAATPGSRGASRPRQRQPAGLGQPGPHPAQPGPGDAHKRVVDLEKSLQFLQQQHSETLLKLHEEIEHLKRENKDLHYKLIMNQRPQKRGSLSTSSFHSAKSMSNSTVSGKVRPQPNSFKKDSKADVPQKVDLEEEPPSATLLHSGKLDRAPGAQRHARNEEVDFNSGATWAAGSQHRGRQATGAPPLMSLPPRLRKPTTLQQCEVVIRQLWNANLLQAQELQHLKSLLEESQRHKATPEEAGQTSPKDQEAMHLPKVSSKNLSKKCLVLSPTPVAERSILPALKQTLKSNFAERQKRLQVVQNRRLHRSVF